The stretch of DNA GCACGTGCATGGCGGTGCTCTCGGTTGGGTCGGCGGCTTTGTCTTCGCCATGGCCTATTACATGGTGCCCAAAATCTGGGGCAAGCCTCTTTATAGCAAGTCGATGGCCAACAACCACTTCTGGATCGCGACCATCGGTATCCTCCTTTATATCTCGTCGATGTATGCTGCGGGTTTCACGCAGGCCCTCATGTGGTTCGCGACCAACGATGATGGTCTTCTGAAATATCCGCAGTTCATTGAAACCGTGGTGGCCATGAAGCCGCTCTATTGGACCCGTATGGTGGGGGGGACGATCTACCTCCTCGGCGCCATCATGTGTGCCTATAACCTTTGGAAGACAGCGAAGTCAGGCAAGCTGGTGGATGAAACCGCAGAGATCGTGGACGAACGTCACGGCGAAGCGAAGACCATTCACGAGAAGATGGAAGGTCACGCCGTTGCTCTGTCTGTTGGGGCTCTGATCGTCGTCGTCATCGGCGGCATCATCGAATTCGTTCCGGCCTTCATGATGGAAATCAAAGCGCCGATGGTGACAGCCCGTCCTTACACGCCGCTGGAATTGCAAGGCCGTGACATCTATGTGCGGGAAGGCTGCTACAACTGCCATAGTCAGCAGATCCGCACCTTCGCCAAGGAAGAAATGCGTTACGGTCCTGCCTCCACCGCCGCGGAGTTCGTTTATGACTATCCGTTCCAGTGGGGTAGCAAGCGGACCGGCCCTGACCTGCAGCGTCTGGGCGGAAAATATCCGGACCTCTGGCATTACCGTCACATGCTCGACCCGCGCAGCACCTCGCCCGGTTCGATCATGCCCGCGTATCCCTGGCTTTACGATACCAACGTGAACGTCGATGAGCTGGGGCCCAAATTGAATGCGCTGAATGCTTTGGGCGTACCTTACGAAGAAGCCACGAAGAAAGATCCGGTCTCGGCCTATAAGCAGCAGGCGCAGACCATCACCGAAAGCCTCGCCAAGGATGGTGTGACGGTTGTTCCCGAAGCGGAGATCGTCGCTCTGATCGCTTACATGCAAAAACTCGGTCGCGATTACAACAAGGATGCGAAGGAGGCCAGCCGATGAACATGAGTCTTGTGAAGACGGTCCTGGGCCAGTCGAATGTCGTCTGGTTTCAGCTCGGAGCCTTTCTGGCCTTCATGCTCCTTTTTATCGGAGTCTGCCTTTGGGTCTATCTGCCGGGCGCGAAAGCTTACTATGAAAAGATTGCCATCGACGTGGTCAAGGGAGAATAAAGAGCATGAGCGAGAAAAAAGTCCAGGACGTGGTTCGCCCGAATGTAGTCGATGGCATCGAGGAATACGATAATCCGCTGCCGCCCTGGTGGGTTTGGCTCTTCAACCTCACCATCCTTTTCGGGCTGGCTTATATGATCTGGTATCATGTTCTGGATAAGCCAGGGCTTGATGCGGAGCTTGCCGCGGATCGCCAGGAAATTGCGCAAAAAGCAGCCATGCAGAAGCCGGCCAATGCCAGTGCGGATGATCTTGCGGCCCTGGTTAAGAATCCAGCGCGCGTGGAAGAAGGCAAGGGAATTTATGCTGCGAACTGCGCTCCCTGCCATGGTCCAGCGGGTGAGGGGACGGTCGGCCCCAACCTGACGGATAAATTTTGGAAGCATGGTGGCGAGCCGGATCAGGTGCTGGCCACCATCACCGACGGTGTCCCTGCAAAAGGCATGATTGCGTGGGGACCGATCCTGGGTCAGCAGAAGATTGAATCGGTGCTGGCCTATGTCTTGAGTCTTCAGGGTAGCAATCCACCCAATGCCAAGGCACCTGAAGGTGACGCGTACTAGGAAGGAATTTGTATGTCCCATGAACCTGATGTTTTGCGAGCCCCTACCGTTGATGCCAGTGGCAAAAGGCGCTGGATTTACCCGGATCGGCGAACCGGTCGTCTGAGTCGCATCCGCGGGAAGCTCGCCGTCCTGCTCATGGCGATTTACATACTGGTTCCGTTCTCGACCTTTCGCGGTCTGCCGCTTTTCCGTTTTGATGTCCAGCAGGGCATCATCTATGCGGTCGGGCAGACCTTTCGCTTTTCTGATGGCTTTTATCTTGTCTTCGTTATTCTGGCCGGCGCCCTGGCCCTTGGTTTTGTGACCAGTGTGTGGGGCCGGATCTGGTGCGGTTATGCCTGTCCGCAAACCGTCTTCGTGGAGTGGATTATCCGACCCATTGAAGAATGGATCGAGGGGACGGCTCTGCAGCGGAGACGCCGGGACGCAGGACCAAAGAACCTCAACTATTGGCTGCGAAAGTTATCCAAGCATGCACTCTACGCCCTGGTGATCTGGGTGATCACCAACGCATTCCTTGGCTACTTTGTCGAACCCGCGCGTCTCCTGACCTGGTTTTCATCAAGTCCCGTGGCGCACCCCTTCGCTTTCGGTTTTATGCTGCTCACTTTCGGTGCGCTCTATTTTGATCTGGTCTGGTTTCGCGAGCAGTTCTGCTCCTTCCTTTGTCCCTATGCGCGCTTTCAGTCGGTGATGATCAGCAAAGCGACGCCGACCATTGCTTACGATATGAAGCGCGGTGAGCCGCGGGGCAAGCACAAGGATGGCGACTGCATCGACTGCGAACTTTGCGTGCGCGTCTGTCCCACCGGGATTGACATCAGAAATGGACTGCAGCTCGAATGTATTCAGTGCGGCCGCTGCGCCGATGCCTGCGACATGATCATGACCAATATCAAAAGGCCCAAGGGGCTGATTCGAACCGCATCCGAAGCCGCTTTGGAAGGTAAAAAACCGCGGCGCTTCCGGCTGCGTCCTGCCATCTATCTGACTTTGCTCCTGATCAATATCGGGATCATGGCTGTGGCCCTCGGGACGCGCTCGGATCTTCAGGTCACTGTCCTGCGCCAGCCGAAGACGACCTATACGATGATGGATGAGACGCACATCGGGAATTATTTCAGCATCCGAGTCGTCAATCGGAGTCGCGATGCGCATCCCCTGACCGTGCAAACCGATCCTGCCGTTCGCCTGATCTGCTCGCTCTGTAATCAGGTGCTGGCGCCGGATGCGGAAGAGAAAGGCAATCTCGTTTTGATCGTGCCGGCGACCTATGAAAAATCAGAGGTGGAGCTGAACTTTGGGGAAACCAAAGTCATTCTGCCTATCCTGAAGCCTGGAAAGACCTCGTAGACTGGTCGTAAGACCTTTCCTGACTTCTGCCATGGCCCGTGAAGGCCATGGCATTTTTATTACAAGGTCTTAGCGCAGACGGGCGATACCAGCGTCGACAGTTTGCAACTGGACGACCGCTTCCTCACCTTCACCGCTGACTTTCAGCAGTTGGTCCTGGGTGGATTCAGCGCCGGTGAAGGCGATGTCGTAAACATCCGCATCTTCCCAACTGTCCGATGCGCCCTGAGCCGCTGTCAGTTCAAACGCACCGAATTCATTGGCACCGCTTTCAACGACGACATAGCTGTAAGCTGCTGCGTAAAGCGCCGCGCTTTCATCAGCCAAGGCAGGCAGGTAGGTGTCGAGCAATTTTTTCGGAAACTCGTAGCGATAGCTTTGGCAGTCGCCGTCCTGAACAGCCTGAGGCTGAAGACGGAAAGCCAGGGAAGGATCCTGCGAACGGCCGCCGTCTTCAGCGATCCAGGCCGCCGGGCCGCCTTCCACGTAGATCACGTTATCCGGCGTGGGCGCGTCCACTGGTGTGGCCTGGGTCACGTTGATATCGAAAAGAGGCGACTGGGAAGCCGGCAGACCGAGGATGAAGGCCGCGCCGCGATCTTTCCAGTTGGGGAGTTTCAGCTCGGTCCCACCGATCGCCCATTCACGCGCCGTGTCGGTATACGCTGCTTCATCAAAGAGCACAACGGCGACGCGGGTATTGGGTGTGAAGGCTCTGACGCCGACAGTGACAGCGAAGTTCTCGCCGGATTCTTCAAACGATACGCGGCAGAGGTCAGCAGAACCTGCCGGCACGCCTGCTGGATAAGTGTACAGACCGTCGCCTTTATCATCACCTTGAGCATCTTTGAAATCCTGCTTCAGAGTGCCAGCGGCGAGTGGTGAAGCCAGAAGGAGCGACAGAACACTTGGTACGAGGATCTTTGCAGACATCACGAAGTCCCTTTCATAAAGTTCATGCAAGAAAACTAGCAGTCGATTCTGGTTTGCGGATGTTTCCTGAAACCAGTGCGCTTTTAAAATTTTTCGTGATGAAGAGTCAAAACTTTTTATGAGAAGCAGAAAGCGAAGTTACATTTGAGAATGTTGTTTCACGTCGTGACTTCTGTCGATCTCACGACAAAGCAGAACTTTCGTTCTGCTCCGGGACATAAGGCTCAATTTTTAAACAGCGCGCAGGTCGTCTGTTTGAATTGCGTCTTCACTTCGGGATGCATCCGGTTGCCAAGGCCAGTCAGATAACGGCAAAGGTGCTCGCGATTGTCATCAAGGTCCAAAGGCAGAGTGAACCAATCGCTCCCTGTCGCGTACTGCAGACGGCCGCTGTCATCGACGCTGAGATGCTTGATCATGTTGCTGTAAGGCTGACGATCGAAGGTCAGCGATGTGGCGACGGCACTTTTAAGATCGACGCGCGCGATCTGCCCATTGTTGCTCGTAACAAATACCGTGTCCGGATCGAGACCCTGGGCCAGAAGATCAAAGTTGGGATTATTCTTTTTGCCGAACACCTCATTCATGCTGAGAGACAGTTCGGGCTCCAGCGAGTCACTGTAAATGTCCAGGCTGCTGCTGCTCATCCCAACCCATTTCTTGAAATCGCGCGAGGGCGCAAGGGCTGTCACGCGGGATTTCAAGGCCTTCTTCGCCACGGCAAAGAACTCCGGTTTCTCAAGCGTTCCACGATAGCTCAGCTTGATAAGGATTTCAGGATAGCCAAGGTAAAGCTCCCCCGCGAAACGATCGTGAAAAATCTGGAGGGGTGCCGCCAGAGTCCCTGTGGCCACCGTTGTCGTGGACAGAATCGCGCCGCTGCTGGGTTTGACGGTATAGATCCTGGTTTCGCCTGGAACATAGAACCAGAAAAGATCGGGATCGCTGCTGGGGATGGCCAACGCGCTGGGAGGAATGGAAAGGTCCACGGAACGTTCCGTTCCATCCTGGTTTTGCAGGACAAACTGCAGCTTCTCGCTGCCTTTCAGAAGGATCAGTTCCTGACTTCCGTAAGGATAGACAGTCATGATGCGATCCTTGGGAAGAGTTCGACTCACACCCGGATTTTTAGCAAGTGATGCATAAGCTTGATTCAGGCTCAGCTCATAGCGATTGTAAAGACCTGTTTGAACCGGCATCGTATAAAGAACGGTTTCGCCGCCCCGGGCGATGGGAAAGACCGAAAGCTCATCACGCAGAAGGCGGATGGTGCGCCTCAGAAGGGAAGCGTTCGGGCTGATTTCACGGAAAAGATTTTGTTCCGACTGTAAAAGAGCGAGGTCGGCAAAGTCGATAGCCAAAAGCCGATCGCGATCAACCGGAAGTTGACCCAAAAACGCATTGGTCGCATCGTCCATGCGAGCATAAAAAAGATCAGGGGAGAAGGAGGGCTGCGAGACGGTCAGCGAATCGCCGAATTTCACAGGATAAGGAATCCTCAGTTCAGCAGGACTGAGCTTTTTGACCGTCGTCGGGCTGCCGAACACGCGACTCAATTCATAGTTATCATAAAGACCCAGGCCTTCATACCGAGCCAGGACCCGGCTCCGCAGAGCATCCCAACTGATCTCGCCCACGCGACCGGCTGCCGCCGAGAAAAGTGAACTGAAAGCTTCGTCCAGGACAGCAAAGGACTTATCATTGGCCAGGACGAAAATAAAATTATCCTGACTGATCAACTGCTGTGGCAGCTGATTCAGGATCGGTACATTGGGAGTTTCGATGGTTCCCGAAGCGTTAAAACCATAAAGTTTAAAGCTATTGCGATTGAACCGACTGCAGTAACTATAATAACGCGTGGCATCCGCCCCACCCAGGGCGAAGCTGAAGCGGCACTCCATATCATATTCAAACTCAGGGAACTCCACGGTCTTGCCCGTTAATCGGTCGATCAGAAAAAAGACCCCAATCCAATCGCTCATCACAATGAAACGGCAATCTTCTGAAAATTTAAGAGTCTTGATGCCCTCC from Oligoflexus sp. encodes:
- a CDS encoding cbb3-type cytochrome c oxidase N-terminal domain-containing protein encodes the protein MSEKKVQDVVRPNVVDGIEEYDNPLPPWWVWLFNLTILFGLAYMIWYHVLDKPGLDAELAADRQEIAQKAAMQKPANASADDLAALVKNPARVEEGKGIYAANCAPCHGPAGEGTVGPNLTDKFWKHGGEPDQVLATITDGVPAKGMIAWGPILGQQKIESVLAYVLSLQGSNPPNAKAPEGDAY
- the ccoG gene encoding cytochrome c oxidase accessory protein CcoG → MSHEPDVLRAPTVDASGKRRWIYPDRRTGRLSRIRGKLAVLLMAIYILVPFSTFRGLPLFRFDVQQGIIYAVGQTFRFSDGFYLVFVILAGALALGFVTSVWGRIWCGYACPQTVFVEWIIRPIEEWIEGTALQRRRRDAGPKNLNYWLRKLSKHALYALVIWVITNAFLGYFVEPARLLTWFSSSPVAHPFAFGFMLLTFGALYFDLVWFREQFCSFLCPYARFQSVMISKATPTIAYDMKRGEPRGKHKDGDCIDCELCVRVCPTGIDIRNGLQLECIQCGRCADACDMIMTNIKRPKGLIRTASEAALEGKKPRRFRLRPAIYLTLLLINIGIMAVALGTRSDLQVTVLRQPKTTYTMMDETHIGNYFSIRVVNRSRDAHPLTVQTDPAVRLICSLCNQVLAPDAEEKGNLVLIVPATYEKSEVELNFGETKVILPILKPGKTS
- the ccoN gene encoding cytochrome-c oxidase, cbb3-type subunit I, with translation MVQSKREVVTYDDKIAAWFLAATLMWGIVGMLVGVWAALELAFWPANGGVSFLTFGRIRPIHTDAMIFAFAGNAFFSGMYYSLQRLCKVRLWSDLLSRIHFWGWQFIILAAAVTLALGYTQGKEYAEMEWPLDILIAVIWIVMTVNVFGTLAIRRVKHLYVAIWFFIASILTIAMLHVVNALSIPVSFMKSYSLYAGVQDALVQWWYGHNAVGFLLTTPFLGLMYYFIPKTVNRPIYSYRLSILHFWSLIFIYIWAGPHHLLYTSLPEWAQSLGMVFSLMLIAPSWGGMINGLLTMRGAWNRVRDEPILKFFVLALTFYGMATLEGPLMSIKSVNLISHYTDWTIAHVHGGALGWVGGFVFAMAYYMVPKIWGKPLYSKSMANNHFWIATIGILLYISSMYAAGFTQALMWFATNDDGLLKYPQFIETVVAMKPLYWTRMVGGTIYLLGAIMCAYNLWKTAKSGKLVDETAEIVDERHGEAKTIHEKMEGHAVALSVGALIVVVIGGIIEFVPAFMMEIKAPMVTARPYTPLELQGRDIYVREGCYNCHSQQIRTFAKEEMRYGPASTAAEFVYDYPFQWGSKRTGPDLQRLGGKYPDLWHYRHMLDPRSTSPGSIMPAYPWLYDTNVNVDELGPKLNALNALGVPYEEATKKDPVSAYKQQAQTITESLAKDGVTVVPEAEIVALIAYMQKLGRDYNKDAKEASR